Part of the Sulfurovum sp. TSL6 genome, GAGAAGTTGTCTTCCCAAAGTCCCCTAAGATAAAAAGGTATGATCACTGCATCTTCTACCTCTTTGGTTGCCATTTCAAACCCTCTTTGAAATGTACTTAAGTGTCCGTTACGCGAGAGGTGGCCTTCCGGAAAAAGTGCTACTGTTTCACCACGGTTTAGTGCTTCCGTTACTTTAACAAGAGCACTCTTACTTCCTCTGCTGGAGATAGGTATCACCCCAAAAAATTTCAAAAAAGGTTTGAGGTACCACTTTTCATAGTAAGATCTTTCCATGACAAAACGTATCTGTTTTGGGTATGCCATCTGTAAGACAGCCCAGTCTAAAAATGATATGTGGTTACCTAAAAGAAGTATGCCTTTATCTACTTTTATATGGTTAAGACCATCAACATGTAAAGTGTACTTAAATCCTATGATCATACGGACCATATAGCGTATGAGTGACTGTGGCAGTTTGATAAAAGTGTATACCATACCTATGAAAGCGATAGTAGATATGATGTAAAACAGTCCTATGGCAGAGAACTGAAAGTATCCAAAAATAGCAGTCAAAATGAGAAACAGGAACATACTCACATTTTGCATAAAGTTATTACCTGCGAGGACCTTACCCAGTATTTTGTGAGGTGATGAGAACTGGATCATGGCATTGAGAGGAACGATAAAAAGTCCTGAAAAGAAACCAAAAGACAAAAGTGCTGTACCTAACGCCCATAAAGAAGTAAGAGATGGAATCATATAGAGTGCAAGGGCTACACCCAGACTACCAAGAGGTATGATGCCTGTTTCTATGTAATTTTTACTCACTCGTCCTGCAAAGATAGAACCTAGTATCATACCTATACCGGCTAGTGCCAATAAACTTTGTGCAGTGACCGTATTGGTGATGCCTAGTGTGCTTTTCAGATATTCTCCAAATATGGCTAAAACCACTTGTGATACTCCCCAAAGTATAGAAAGACCGATAATACTTAACCAGATCGTTCTATGTTGTTTGATGAGAGAAAGGTTCTGTTTCAAATAAGAGAGGTTCTTATACTCTTTGGGCTCAAATGTCATACTTTCATCTATATCAACAGCTTTGAACTTACGTACCAGTCGTCTAGCCAAAAGATACTCTACTGTACTTGCACCTATAAGTAAGTACCCTACAGGTGCAATGTATCTGAGTATCTCCGAAGGTATAATGCTGGCATCCTGAAGTAAACGTTCAAAGAAAATAGAATAGATGACTGCTCCGGCAAGGATAGAAGAGATTGTAACAGCTTGTACTACTGCATTTGCCTCAGACAGATGTTCATTGCCTGTCATCTCTTTGATAAGTCCATATTTTGCCGGGGAATAGATGGCACTTTGTGCTGCTAAAATAAAAGTTAAAATAAAGGCTATCCAAAACCAACCCATATAATAAGAGAGAAGTATCAGTGTAGTAATACCGATCGCTGCCATTGATGCATACTCTATCACTTTTGTTTTCGGATATTTGTCAGCTATAAATCCTGCCGGGGAGAAGAGAAAGATAAAAGGCAGAAGGATCAAAGCATTGACTATGGCAGTGAGTATGATGAGTTCCGGACCTTCATACGCTTTAAAAATGGTGTTTTGCAAGATGATCTTGTGTCCCAAGTCTGTCATTGCATTGAGTAGTACGATCAGAATATAGGGTGTAAATCCGGCTATTTTAAAAAGTGATAGCATTTGTTTCCCTTGTTACATTTTGTCGGCGAGCTTGAATACTATATTTTAGTAGAATTCTTCTGTACATTCCGTTACACATGTAAGTTCATAGACCCATTGGTGCAAGTCAAGCATATCTTTATAGATCTTAAAGTTTTTGTCTATGATAGCTTCAGAGTGAAATGTTTCATCGGGTGGGAATGTCGTATAGACATACATCGCACCATAGAGGTAGAGGTAGGCATAGGTGTCATTTTTATCCAGGCCTACAGGATAACGTTTGAATTGGGGCTCAGGTACCGTATAGCCTTTTCTTTTGAGTGCTTCCAAGATGTGATGCAAACTTTCTCTCTTTGCATCATTTTTGATGTATTCTCTGTAGGTAGCTAGTAGTGGCGGCTTGAAATTACGTATACCCGCAGCGACAAAGACTTCAAAAGGATCATAGTGCATATAAAAAGAACTGCTTTGCATACGGTGCGTTGCACCCTGCCAAAATATGATACCGATACGTTCTTTGATCGGGTCAAGTCTGTGAAATCTGGCATCACGATAGATACGAAAGAGGGATTTGTTTATTTTGGGTATGGCGTGAATAGTCGGTACAAGTATCTGTAAATGTTCACCCATCTCTTCCACATAGGCTTTATTGGGTGATACGATATACTTTTCATACGCTTCTTTATGATCATCAAGCCACTCTTTGGAATTGTTGATGATGATGTTATCGAGGAAGGCAAGTCCCTCTTTGGGAAATCCGGTAAAAGACATCATATCCCTTTCACTTTTTGCCAGATCAAGCCTAAGATCTCATGAAATACGATACGAGACTTTACCAGTGCTTCAGAAGAAAAGAATTTGCTATAGTTTAAGTGCTGTATGCTTGCCAAATGGTTCGTTGGTGCAGGGATCGGGTGCAATCCCTCATTTTTGAAAAAGTACATTGCTCTTGTCATATGAGATGCTGAGGTGACTAAGATAAATGGTTTATTACCCAGTAATGCTTTTGCAGCTATGGCCTCTTCTTCTGTATCTCTTGGTGCTGGACGAAGTATGATCTGTTCTTTTTTTACACCTAAAGCCAAAGCTAATTTCTCTTGCATCACCGCATGGGTTGTAGGATCGAATAATCCGCTGTACCCTGAAACAATGATACTGGCTTCTTCGTGCAGTTGATGGTAAAGGCGTATGCCTTCAGTTAACCGAACAACAGAGGCTTCAAAGATCTGAGAGGTAATGGGAAAACTTTCATCCGTATGATGCCCCCCACCTAGAACATAGATATATTTGACATTCTCAGGTGCATGGTGAAGTGTCGCATTTTTCGACTCAATACTATGTAAGAGTGTATTGGCAACAGGTGGATAAGAAAAGAAAAATAACCATAAAACACTCAATATAAGCATGAACTTTGCTGGTTTAGTTTTGTTTCTGTAGAGTAATACTAATGCTAAAACGATGAAAAACACCCCAAGTGGAAGGGGCATTAAAAACATAGAGATAAATTTTTTGAGTAAAAAATCCATTATTTACTCTACGATCCTTGTTTCATCTGCTCCAAGTTCCATGACTTTCCAAGGCAACCCTTGCTTGTTCATCTCCTCCATAAATGGATCAGGGTCAAGCTCTTCCATGTTGAAGACGCCTTTACCATGCCATTTACCTTCGAGCATCAGTTTCGCTCCAATCATGGCAGGTACACCCGTCGTATAACTGACACCTTGGCTCATCACTTCTGCATAACATTTTTCATGATCACTGACTTGATAAATGTAGATGGTTCTCTCTTTACCGTCTTTGATACCTTTTGCAAAGATTCCGATGTTCGTTTTACCTTTTGTACGTGGTCCCAGACTAGCAGGATCTGGAAGCAGGGTAGCAAGGAATTCCATAGGGACGATCTTCATCCCTTTATGTTCTACTTCCTCGATGCCAAGCATGCCCACATTTTCAAGACATTTCATATGTGTCAGATAACTCTCTCCAAATGTCATAAAAAATCTGATACGTTTTAGCCCTTTGATATGTTTCACCAAAGACTCCATCTCTTCATGGTAAAGCAGGTAGCTGTCTTTTGGCCCCACTTCAGGATAGTCCCATACCTGTTTTATCTCCATCGGTTCTGTCTCTATCCACTCTCCATTTTCCCAGTATCGACCTTTCGCAGAGACTTCACGAAGATTGATCTCCGGGTTGAAATTGGTAGCAAAAGGATACCCATGGTCCCCTGCATTACAGTCGAGGATGTCAATAGTATGTATTTCATCAAAGTAGTGTTTCTGTGCATAGGCACAAAATACATTCGTCGCTCCAGGGTCAAAACCGGACCCAAGTAAGCCCATGATGTTCGCTTTTCTAAACTCTTCATATCTGGCCCATTGTTCTTTGTACTCAAATTTCGCTGTGTCAGGGTGTTCGTAGTTGGCTGTATCGAGGTAATCTACCTGCATCTCTTCACAGGCATCCATGATGGTAAGATCCTGATAAGGAAGTGCCACATTGATGACAATACTTGCACCGATAGCAGCAATGAGTTCTTTAAGTTCAGGTATGGAATCTGCATCTACTGTTCGTGTCTGTATCTGAACACCTGTTTTTTCTTTTACATTTGCGGCGATTGCATCACACTTACTGAGCGTACGACTTGCCAGCGTGATATCTCCAAATGTATCAGCATTCATTGCACACTTAAAAGCAACAACATTTCCGACACCACCGGCACCGATGATAAGGGTTTGTTTAGACATGGGAACTCCTAGTAAAGTTATAGGGTTATTTTATCACAAATAGTAGTGATTTATAACATAGCTTAGCC contains:
- a CDS encoding TIGR02453 family protein — protein: MSFTGFPKEGLAFLDNIIINNSKEWLDDHKEAYEKYIVSPNKAYVEEMGEHLQILVPTIHAIPKINKSLFRIYRDARFHRLDPIKERIGIIFWQGATHRMQSSSFYMHYDPFEVFVAAGIRNFKPPLLATYREYIKNDAKRESLHHILEALKRKGYTVPEPQFKRYPVGLDKNDTYAYLYLYGAMYVYTTFPPDETFHSEAIIDKNFKIYKDMLDLHQWVYELTCVTECTEEFY
- the elyC gene encoding envelope biogenesis factor ElyC; translated protein: MDFLLKKFISMFLMPLPLGVFFIVLALVLLYRNKTKPAKFMLILSVLWLFFFSYPPVANTLLHSIESKNATLHHAPENVKYIYVLGGGHHTDESFPITSQIFEASVVRLTEGIRLYHQLHEEASIIVSGYSGLFDPTTHAVMQEKLALALGVKKEQIILRPAPRDTEEEAIAAKALLGNKPFILVTSASHMTRAMYFFKNEGLHPIPAPTNHLASIQHLNYSKFFSSEALVKSRIVFHEILGLIWQKVKGI
- a CDS encoding saccharopine dehydrogenase family protein, whose amino-acid sequence is MSKQTLIIGAGGVGNVVAFKCAMNADTFGDITLASRTLSKCDAIAANVKEKTGVQIQTRTVDADSIPELKELIAAIGASIVINVALPYQDLTIMDACEEMQVDYLDTANYEHPDTAKFEYKEQWARYEEFRKANIMGLLGSGFDPGATNVFCAYAQKHYFDEIHTIDILDCNAGDHGYPFATNFNPEINLREVSAKGRYWENGEWIETEPMEIKQVWDYPEVGPKDSYLLYHEEMESLVKHIKGLKRIRFFMTFGESYLTHMKCLENVGMLGIEEVEHKGMKIVPMEFLATLLPDPASLGPRTKGKTNIGIFAKGIKDGKERTIYIYQVSDHEKCYAEVMSQGVSYTTGVPAMIGAKLMLEGKWHGKGVFNMEELDPDPFMEEMNKQGLPWKVMELGADETRIVE